A single window of Drosophila suzukii chromosome 3, CBGP_Dsuzu_IsoJpt1.0, whole genome shotgun sequence DNA harbors:
- the drpr gene encoding protein draper isoform X5 yields MLRLILIACLAQLALAQADLKDLDGPNICKRRETYPVEVVYTELQSYQERGSTWCVTFPPRCSTYRIKHRVVNKTQTIMKNRIVRDCCDGYIASAGECVPHCSEPCQHGRCISPEKCKCDHGYGGPACDIICRCLNNSSCDPDSGNCICSPGWTGADCAEPCPPGYYGMECKERCPEILHGNKSCDHITGEILCRTGYVGLICEHPCPAGLYGPGCKLKCNCEHGGECNHVSGQCQCLPGWTGANCNESCPTDTYGQGCAQRCRCLHHKVCRKADGMCICETGWSGTRCDEVCPEGFYGEHCMNTCACPSANFQCHAAHGCVCRSGYTGDNCDELIASQRVADQSEDSSRASVALTLVLMTLFACIIFAVFFYYRRRVSNLKTEIAHVHYTHDTNPTSWPPNHNFDNPVYGMQPETRLLPNNMRSKMNNFDQRSTMSTEYGGDDSNASGRVGSYSINYNHDLLTKNLNADSTNPIVYNDSLKEEHVYDEIKHKEGYKDPVKIYSKILFPEDEYDHLDYSRPSTSQKPHYHRMNDAMLNINQDEEKPSNVKNMTVLLNKPLPPTEPEPQHESFDNTNTNLDNVSTASPSSSPEFRK; encoded by the exons ATGCTGCGACTGATCCTCATCGCCTGTCTGGCCCAGCTGGCTCTGGCCCAGGCGGATCTTAAAGATCTGGATGGACCCAATATCTGTAAAAGAAGAGAGAC GTATCCCGTGGAAGTGGTCTACACAGAACTGCAATCCTATCAAGAACGCGGCTCCACCTGGTGCGTCACATTCCCGCCAAGGTGCTCCACCTATCGCATTAAACACCGAGTGGTCAACAAGACCCAGACGATTATGAAGAACCGTATTGTAAGGGACTGCTGTG ATGGCTACATTGCCAGCGCTGGAGAATGTGTGCCGCATTGCTCTGAACCTTGCCAGCACGGAAGATGCATCTCCCCGGAGAAGTGCAAGTGCGATCATGGTTATGGAGGACCCGCCTGTGATATAA TTTGCAGATGCCTGAACAACTCCTCCTGCGATCCCGACTCCGGCAACTGCATCTGCTCACCTGGATGGACGGGAGCCGACTGCGCCGAACCTTGTCCGCCTGGATACTATGGCATGGAGTGCAAGGAGCGCTGTCCGGAGATTCTACATG GCAACAAGAGCTGCGATCACATCACGGGTGAAATCCTCTGCCGTACTGGTTACGTGGGACTCATTTGCGAGCATCCGTGTCCAGCCGGACTCTATGGACCCGGCTGCAAACTTAAGTGTAACTGCGAGCACGGCGGCGAGTGCAACCATGTGAGTGGCCAGTGCCAGTGCTTGCCAGGATGGACCGGCGCCAACTGCAACGAGTCCTGCCCCACGGACACCTACGGACAAGGATGCGCCCAGCGGTGCCGCTGTCTGCACCACAAGGTGTGCCGCAAGGCAGACGGCATGTGCATCTGCGAGACGGGCTGGTCGGGCACCCGTTGCGACGAGGTCTGTCCGGAGGGATTCTACGGCGAGCACTGCATGAATACCTGCGCCTGTCCGTCGGCGAACTTCCAGTGCCATGCGGCTCATGGTTGTGTGTGCCGGAGTGGCTACACGGGTGACAACTGCGACGAGCTGATCGCCTCACAACGAGTCGCCGACCAGAGCGAAGATT CTAGCCGAGCAAGTGTGGCTCTGACCTTGGTCCTAATGACCCTGTTCGCTTGCATAATCTTTGCGGTGTTCTTCTACTACCGACGACGTGTGTCCAACCTGAAAACGGAGATTGCCCATGTGCACTATACCCATGATACGAACCCCACAAGCTGGCCGCCCAACCACAACTTCGACAATCCTGTGTACGGAATGCAGCCGGAGACACGCCTCCTACCCAACAATATGCGCTCCAAGATGAACAACTTCGATCAAAGGAGCACGATGAGTACGGAGTACGGAGGCGATGACTCCAATGCCAGTGGCAGGG TAGGCAGCTATTCGATCAACTACAACCACGATCTGCTCACCAAGAACTTGAATGCGGACTCCACCAATCCTATAGTTTACAACGATTCCCTGAAGGAGGAGCACGTCTACGATGAGATCAAGCACAAGGAGGGCTACAAGGACCCCG TGAAAATTTATAGCAAGATTTTGTTTCCCGAGG ATGAGTACGATCACCTGGACTACTCGCGACCCAGCACCTCGCAGAAGCCGCACTACCACCGCATGAACGATGCCATGCTCAACATCAACCAGGACGAGGAGAAGCCCAGCAACGTGAAGAACATGACGGTGCTGCTGAACAAACCGCTGCCGCCCACGGAGCCGGAGCCCCAGCACGAGAGCTTCGACAATACGAACACCAACCTCGACAATGTGTCGACGGCGTCGCCCAGTTCCAGTCCGGAATTCCGCAAGTAG